In Vibrio alfacsensis, the following proteins share a genomic window:
- a CDS encoding ATP-binding cassette domain-containing protein, translating to MNNLPKTLCASGNIKWEQPQGLDNQHNKKAALISQHASSLNPNLTIGSQLKLFTQGSIQLHQLLRLLGLSSHILSAYPYQLSGGIVKRVLTCMALVQRSYLVVADEPTCGLDEANAVQLMTLYKSWSKLASSFLIISHDLPLVCQFVDRVFVMNDGAIVEQTTPSRIIKGHCHSYTQALWQSQPRHWHRQEFSHRSGV from the coding sequence TTGAACAACTTACCTAAAACGCTTTGCGCTAGCGGTAATATAAAGTGGGAGCAACCACAAGGGCTCGATAATCAACATAACAAAAAAGCAGCGTTGATCTCTCAACACGCTTCTTCTCTAAATCCAAATTTAACCATCGGTTCTCAACTAAAACTGTTTACACAAGGATCAATTCAACTACATCAATTACTCCGCTTGCTAGGATTATCGTCACACATTCTATCTGCTTATCCCTATCAACTATCCGGAGGCATTGTCAAACGAGTCCTTACCTGTATGGCTCTTGTTCAACGTTCTTATTTGGTCGTTGCTGATGAACCGACTTGTGGCCTAGATGAAGCAAACGCTGTGCAATTAATGACGTTATATAAGTCATGGAGCAAACTAGCCTCTAGTTTTCTAATTATTAGCCATGACCTTCCATTAGTGTGCCAATTTGTTGATCGCGTATTCGTCATGAATGATGGCGCTATTGTCGAACAAACCACCCCATCAAGAATCATTAAAGGACATTGTCATTCCTATACGCAGGCCCTATGGCAGTCACAGCCCCGTCATTGGCATCGTCAGGAATTTTCACATAGGAGCGGCGTCTAA
- a CDS encoding ABC transporter permease, translating to MTVVLGGGTQGIIFAVSLSHWPKLARLCKQEIHALMNQDYIQYALGFGHNKWYAILRHALPHVLPQWMLGVLLLFPHVILHIAGMSFLGFGLNSSYPSMGKILSEANTYLLTGEWWLALFPGITLVVTTLLISLSIRSLSSMACR from the coding sequence ATGACTGTGGTGCTTGGCGGTGGAACACAGGGCATTATTTTCGCAGTTTCCCTAAGTCACTGGCCCAAACTGGCTCGATTATGTAAACAAGAGATACACGCGCTAATGAACCAGGATTACATCCAGTATGCACTTGGTTTTGGACACAACAAGTGGTATGCCATTTTGCGCCATGCTCTACCACACGTTTTACCTCAATGGATGCTTGGAGTTCTTTTACTGTTTCCTCACGTGATATTACACATAGCGGGGATGTCATTCTTAGGCTTTGGGCTTAACTCCAGTTATCCCTCAATGGGGAAAATCCTGAGCGAGGCTAACACCTACTTGCTGACAGGTGAATGGTGGCTAGCCTTGTTCCCTGGCATAACATTAGTCGTAACAACGCTATTAATATCTCTTTCAATCCGGTCGTTATCTTCAATGGCGTGCCGCTAA
- the rnk gene encoding nucleoside diphosphate kinase regulator produces MPKSITITTVDYQHISSLLDNMPTLTEDMTQLEDEINRAEIVSPHEIKNNIVTMNSTVSFKFTDEDDVIEKILVYPHQVNSNQHISILAPIGMALLGLKIGQSIDWALPNGKRKTIQILDVIYQPETSIP; encoded by the coding sequence ATGCCTAAATCAATCACCATCACTACGGTAGACTATCAACATATATCATCCCTACTCGATAATATGCCAACATTAACAGAAGATATGACGCAGTTAGAAGATGAAATCAATCGTGCAGAAATCGTTAGCCCACATGAGATAAAAAATAATATCGTGACCATGAACTCCACAGTGTCGTTTAAATTTACTGATGAGGACGACGTTATAGAGAAGATTCTCGTCTACCCACATCAAGTGAATAGTAACCAACACATTTCTATTTTAGCCCCCATTGGGATGGCTCTATTGGGCTTAAAGATAGGTCAGTCGATAGATTGGGCTTTACCAAATGGTAAAAGGAAAACCATTCAAATTCTCGATGTTATTTATCAACCGGAGACGAGCATTCCTTAA
- a CDS encoding hydroxymethylglutaryl-CoA lyase codes for MTLPNHVNIVEVGARDGLQNESRVSTEAKVRLIDLLSDTGLTHIETGSFVSPKWVPQMADSREVMSRITRRKNITYSALTPNLQGLEQALDTGATQVSIFTSSSERFCQHNINCSIAESLTRFEPVMALANEHNIPVRGYLSCVVDCPYDGATNPTQVGRIAHLLMDLGCYEVSLGDTIGTGTPIRIANMLEAVQQKVPTDKLAVHFHDTWGQALANIYQALTMGIKTIDSSVAGLGGCPYAHGASGNVATEDVLYLCQGLGIETGVDLELLAKAGWMISEELNRQPTSKVSLALKHRSEI; via the coding sequence ATGACATTACCAAACCATGTCAACATCGTAGAAGTGGGAGCTCGTGATGGCTTACAAAATGAATCCCGCGTCTCGACGGAGGCCAAAGTCCGATTGATCGATTTACTCTCAGATACTGGGCTTACTCATATCGAAACCGGATCATTTGTTTCTCCCAAGTGGGTGCCTCAAATGGCGGACTCACGAGAAGTTATGAGCCGTATTACTCGCCGAAAAAACATTACTTATTCCGCTCTCACACCTAACTTGCAAGGTTTGGAACAAGCTCTGGATACCGGAGCCACTCAAGTGTCGATATTTACCTCTTCATCCGAGCGTTTTTGCCAACACAACATCAATTGCTCTATTGCAGAGAGTTTAACCCGGTTTGAACCGGTAATGGCATTAGCGAATGAGCACAACATCCCCGTACGCGGCTATCTTTCTTGCGTTGTAGACTGCCCTTACGACGGCGCAACAAACCCCACCCAAGTTGGGAGAATCGCGCATTTGTTAATGGATCTTGGTTGCTATGAAGTTTCTCTTGGTGACACCATTGGGACTGGCACACCCATTCGTATTGCAAACATGCTAGAGGCGGTGCAACAAAAAGTACCGACCGACAAACTCGCGGTTCACTTTCATGATACATGGGGCCAAGCTTTGGCCAATATCTACCAAGCGCTCACGATGGGCATCAAAACCATTGATAGCAGTGTTGCAGGACTTGGAGGTTGCCCTTATGCTCACGGGGCATCAGGCAATGTTGCGACAGAAGATGTTCTTTACCTCTGCCAAGGGCTCGGTATAGAAACTGGGGTCGATTTAGAATTGTTAGCAAAAGCCGGATGGATGATCAGTGAAGAACTCAATCGTCAACCGACTTCAAAAGTCTCTCTCGCGCTAAAACATCGCTCAGAAATATAG
- a CDS encoding DMT family transporter: MLNSERKAALVLVATTMIAALGWIFSKETIQGMPPFGFIGLRFTIASVCLLPLCFRPLLAANLKDVLSAGGVGLLLGSAVMTWISAISISDTLGEGAFIMSLSMLFVPIVAWVMFRQRPQRIFWVSLPIAVAGLACLSLVGGWKQSASQLWFLIAALILALHFNVNSKYSKKLPVLVLTCVQLFTAGCLGLIVSFFVESRPTEIDSTIWMWFALSTLLATSLRYVMQTMGQKFVQAGNAALIMILEPVWTVVLSVLWYGEILTANKLIGCTLILFSLVIYRTGGKFRFPKRG, encoded by the coding sequence ATGCTTAACTCAGAACGCAAAGCTGCACTCGTGCTCGTCGCGACAACCATGATCGCCGCACTTGGGTGGATTTTCTCTAAAGAAACGATCCAAGGGATGCCACCTTTTGGTTTTATCGGTCTCAGATTCACCATCGCCTCTGTTTGTTTGCTACCTTTGTGTTTTCGACCTTTACTTGCTGCAAACTTGAAAGATGTGCTGTCTGCTGGTGGTGTGGGCTTGTTGCTGGGAAGCGCAGTCATGACTTGGATATCTGCGATTTCGATCAGTGACACATTGGGCGAGGGCGCATTCATCATGAGCTTGTCGATGTTATTCGTACCGATCGTTGCTTGGGTGATGTTTCGTCAGCGACCTCAACGGATTTTCTGGGTATCGTTGCCAATTGCCGTTGCTGGCCTAGCGTGTTTGTCTCTTGTGGGTGGCTGGAAACAATCAGCGAGCCAATTATGGTTTCTTATCGCGGCTTTGATATTAGCGCTGCATTTCAACGTTAACAGTAAGTACTCCAAAAAATTACCAGTGCTGGTATTGACCTGTGTTCAGCTGTTTACCGCAGGATGTTTAGGCCTGATCGTTTCTTTCTTTGTGGAATCTCGACCAACAGAGATTGATTCGACTATTTGGATGTGGTTCGCGTTAAGTACATTGCTTGCGACGAGTTTGCGGTACGTTATGCAAACCATGGGGCAAAAGTTTGTTCAGGCAGGTAATGCGGCACTGATTATGATCCTAGAGCCAGTATGGACTGTGGTACTCAGTGTGCTTTGGTACGGAGAAATACTTACAGCTAACAAACTGATAGGCTGTACATTGATTTTGTTTTCACTGGTGATATACCGAACAGGTGGCAAGTTTCGTTTTCCCAAGCGGGGATAA
- a CDS encoding helix-turn-helix transcriptional regulator codes for MIARMITKDPQKKWQIDDVAKMLFTSPSTLRRHLHKENVSFSQLLIDVRMGLALNMLTFTSYSVAQISHRCGFGSAAYFCDAFKRKYNLTPSQFRSQSKEYNDSSITNLNNN; via the coding sequence ATGATTGCAAGAATGATAACAAAAGATCCACAAAAGAAATGGCAAATAGATGATGTCGCAAAAATGTTATTTACGTCACCATCAACATTACGACGCCACTTACATAAAGAAAATGTTTCATTTAGCCAGTTATTGATCGATGTAAGAATGGGTCTTGCCTTAAATATGCTAACGTTCACATCGTATAGCGTAGCCCAAATTAGCCATCGCTGCGGATTTGGTAGCGCGGCCTATTTTTGCGATGCTTTTAAAAGAAAATATAACTTAACGCCGTCGCAATTTAGATCGCAATCCAAAGAATATAACGATTCATCCATCACTAATTTAAACAATAACTAG
- the ureA gene encoding urease subunit gamma, whose amino-acid sequence MELTPREKDKLLLFTAGLVAEKRRARGVKLNYPEAIALICCEIMEGARDGRTVADLMNYGRTILTAEDVMEGVPEMIQNVQVECTFPDGTKLVSIHEPIV is encoded by the coding sequence ATGGAATTAACGCCAAGAGAAAAAGATAAGCTACTCCTGTTTACTGCGGGCTTAGTCGCTGAAAAACGCCGAGCAAGAGGAGTGAAATTAAACTACCCAGAAGCAATTGCACTTATTTGCTGTGAAATCATGGAAGGAGCAAGGGATGGTCGCACGGTTGCTGACTTGATGAATTATGGCCGTACCATTTTAACGGCAGAAGATGTCATGGAAGGAGTTCCTGAGATGATTCAAAACGTTCAGGTTGAATGCACGTTTCCTGATGGGACCAAACTTGTTTCGATCCATGAACCAATAGTGTAG
- a CDS encoding ABC transporter permease, which yields MITFVLGYALGLFSGISADSWWNKGLQQFAWLLSYLPTFWVGIMLIVLFSLKLGWFPVGGGASLNGSISTGYDRFIHLVLPVATLVLSGIGPLILHTREKVIELMSNEYVRYAQIHHLPLSTLIKMYIFKSSILPVVILHFAAMAEILGCSALIEPF from the coding sequence TTGATAACTTTTGTTTTGGGATATGCATTAGGTCTATTCTCAGGGATAAGCGCAGACTCATGGTGGAATAAAGGACTCCAGCAATTTGCTTGGTTGCTCTCTTACTTACCCACCTTTTGGGTAGGCATCATGCTCATCGTACTTTTCTCACTCAAACTCGGGTGGTTTCCTGTTGGTGGTGGAGCGTCATTAAACGGGAGTATTTCTACAGGATACGATCGCTTTATTCATCTTGTTTTACCCGTAGCGACGTTGGTGCTAAGTGGTATAGGACCTTTGATATTACATACTAGGGAAAAAGTGATTGAACTCATGTCCAACGAATATGTGCGGTATGCTCAAATTCATCACTTGCCACTGTCTACCCTGATCAAGATGTACATTTTTAAAAGCAGTATTTTGCCCGTCGTTATACTTCACTTTGCTGCAATGGCCGAAATACTAGGTTGCTCAGCACTGATTGAACCGTTTTAA
- the ccoN gene encoding cytochrome-c oxidase, cbb3-type subunit I, with protein sequence MEQVTTQYNIKVVKFFVLASLVWAIAGMIIGVILAAQLYWPVLNFDSQYFQFGRLRPLHTSGVIYGFVVNILMGTSIYIAQRTGRCELFNQSLSWMVFWGWQLVLFLALLTLPAGYTTSKEYAELEWPIDLLIVLVWVLYAVLFFGTLAKRKVDHIFVANWFFAAFIIVIAMIFIVNNLAMPVSLMKSYSVFAGAQDAIVQWWWGHNAVGFLLTAGVIGMNYYFIPKAADRPIYSYRLSVIHFWGLVGFYTWAGTHHLIYSSVPTWVQNIGIVMSLILWLPSWAGAFNSAMTLLQNKQKLKSDYICLFFFSAILYYCLATFEGPLLAIRWFNMVAHNTEWVIGHVHSGALGWVGMSGIAVFYYFIPRLWNKTELWSPRLIKWHFWLAHAGVALYAIALWVAGIGEGYMWLTQNENGELVYSFIEAMNFKAPWLFMRFFGGALFVLGLFLMAFNLYKTVRSPSVLVAKEVSS encoded by the coding sequence ATGGAACAAGTAACGACACAGTACAACATTAAGGTTGTGAAGTTTTTCGTACTCGCCTCTTTGGTTTGGGCTATTGCGGGTATGATTATTGGCGTCATTTTAGCCGCTCAACTGTATTGGCCAGTGCTTAATTTTGATTCTCAATACTTCCAATTTGGTCGACTCAGACCGTTGCACACGTCTGGTGTCATTTATGGTTTTGTGGTCAATATTCTCATGGGAACGTCGATCTACATTGCTCAACGCACGGGGCGCTGCGAGCTGTTTAATCAAAGTCTATCTTGGATGGTTTTCTGGGGTTGGCAATTGGTCCTGTTCCTTGCTTTGCTGACTCTTCCCGCAGGTTACACAACATCAAAAGAGTATGCGGAACTCGAATGGCCGATCGATCTTCTGATCGTGTTAGTATGGGTTCTGTATGCGGTGCTCTTCTTCGGCACATTAGCTAAGCGCAAAGTTGACCACATCTTCGTCGCCAACTGGTTTTTCGCGGCCTTCATTATCGTCATCGCCATGATTTTCATCGTGAATAACTTGGCCATGCCAGTTTCTTTGATGAAATCCTATTCCGTATTTGCAGGGGCTCAAGATGCCATCGTTCAATGGTGGTGGGGGCACAATGCTGTGGGCTTCTTACTCACTGCCGGCGTGATTGGGATGAACTACTACTTCATTCCGAAAGCGGCCGACCGCCCGATATACTCTTACCGCTTATCCGTGATTCACTTTTGGGGGCTCGTCGGGTTTTATACTTGGGCCGGAACACACCACTTAATCTACTCTTCCGTTCCAACATGGGTGCAAAACATTGGTATCGTGATGTCGCTGATCCTTTGGCTTCCCTCTTGGGCTGGGGCATTCAACAGCGCCATGACACTGTTGCAGAACAAGCAAAAACTCAAATCTGACTATATCTGCCTGTTCTTTTTCTCCGCCATTCTTTACTACTGCTTAGCCACCTTTGAGGGACCTTTGCTTGCTATTCGTTGGTTTAATATGGTGGCCCATAACACCGAGTGGGTAATTGGCCATGTCCACTCAGGTGCCCTTGGGTGGGTTGGGATGTCGGGGATCGCGGTGTTCTATTACTTTATACCTCGTCTTTGGAACAAGACCGAGTTGTGGTCACCTCGATTAATTAAGTGGCATTTCTGGCTTGCTCACGCAGGCGTGGCACTTTATGCCATCGCACTTTGGGTTGCGGGAATTGGTGAGGGCTACATGTGGCTAACACAAAATGAAAATGGCGAGTTAGTTTACAGCTTTATCGAGGCGATGAACTTCAAGGCACCTTGGTTGTTCATGCGCTTCTTTGGCGGCGCACTGTTTGTACTTGGCTTATTTTTAATGGCGTTCAACTTGTACAAAACCGTACGCTCTCCTTCAGTATTAGTCGCTAAGGAGGTGTCATCATGA
- a CDS encoding urease accessory protein UreF codes for MLADLRLYQLISPSLPVGSFTYSQGLEWAIEKGWVHDVQSLSDWLTTQLMDSLATLELPVLRKLRWLIAEGNNSEALGWCDFVIASRETKELRLEEKQRGAAFAKLLPQLGIELDEHTMNMVKQTQIAAFAIAAIKWDIPPVQLCTAYSWSWLENAVMAGVKLVPLGQTDGQKLLLEIANLIPDAVTKATNWPCEEIGSFTPAQVIASCRHETQYTRLFRS; via the coding sequence ATGTTAGCTGATTTGCGCTTATATCAACTCATTAGTCCGTCCTTACCTGTGGGTTCGTTTACCTATTCCCAAGGCCTTGAGTGGGCGATAGAAAAAGGCTGGGTTCATGATGTGCAAAGTCTTTCCGATTGGTTAACCACACAACTAATGGATAGTTTGGCGACATTAGAACTGCCGGTGTTGCGAAAGCTAAGGTGGTTGATCGCAGAGGGCAATAACAGCGAGGCCCTTGGTTGGTGTGATTTTGTTATTGCCAGTCGCGAAACAAAAGAGCTAAGGCTAGAAGAAAAACAGCGAGGTGCCGCGTTTGCAAAGTTATTACCTCAGCTGGGTATTGAGTTAGATGAGCACACGATGAATATGGTAAAGCAGACCCAAATAGCGGCTTTTGCTATCGCCGCTATCAAGTGGGATATACCTCCAGTACAGCTGTGCACTGCTTACTCATGGAGTTGGTTAGAAAATGCAGTGATGGCGGGGGTAAAACTGGTGCCTCTTGGGCAAACTGATGGACAAAAATTACTTCTTGAAATCGCAAACTTGATCCCAGATGCCGTGACAAAAGCTACCAATTGGCCCTGTGAAGAAATTGGTAGTTTTACTCCGGCTCAGGTTATCGCAAGCTGTCGTCATGAAACTCAATATACTCGTCTTTTCCGTTCTTAA
- a CDS encoding urease accessory protein UreD: MSVFSSPISGWAAEIYLHYQMRRGVTRLTDRKQKGPLMVQRPFYPEKGISHTYLLHPPGGVVGGDALNVHICVDEQAHSLITTPGATKFYRSAGHSARQVQILDVKQNAILEWLPLENIFFPKANAVLDTQIKLHSTSRFIGWEMQCFGRPMLDELFTSGNVIGRTHIYVDERLVLAESLNIQDGIGNRAAAMREFPMMGSLYIYRGDEDLKAHFQTALSSVIASENDQMEFGITDVDGLLIVRILGYQTESIMSIFVHLWQMCREHWYGYVPETPRIWAT; this comes from the coding sequence ATGTCTGTATTTTCCAGTCCGATCTCGGGGTGGGCAGCAGAAATATATCTGCATTATCAAATGAGACGAGGTGTTACTCGACTTACTGATAGAAAGCAAAAAGGGCCGTTGATGGTACAACGACCATTCTATCCAGAGAAAGGCATATCGCACACGTATCTATTGCATCCTCCTGGCGGTGTGGTTGGTGGAGACGCGCTGAATGTTCATATTTGTGTAGATGAACAAGCTCACTCACTTATTACGACTCCCGGAGCCACTAAGTTTTATCGAAGTGCAGGCCATAGTGCACGTCAGGTTCAAATATTAGATGTAAAACAAAATGCTATTTTAGAGTGGCTGCCACTTGAAAATATATTTTTCCCTAAGGCCAATGCAGTGTTAGATACACAAATAAAACTTCATTCAACCTCTCGTTTTATTGGTTGGGAAATGCAGTGTTTTGGCCGTCCAATGCTTGATGAATTATTTACTTCTGGAAATGTCATTGGGCGCACTCATATTTATGTGGATGAGCGCTTGGTATTAGCCGAATCCCTCAATATCCAAGACGGAATAGGGAATAGAGCTGCAGCAATGCGTGAGTTCCCAATGATGGGAAGTCTATATATCTATCGCGGTGATGAGGATTTGAAAGCACATTTTCAGACAGCATTGAGTTCGGTTATCGCTTCAGAGAATGATCAGATGGAATTTGGCATTACAGATGTTGATGGTTTGTTGATTGTTCGCATTCTTGGTTATCAAACAGAGTCGATCATGTCCATTTTTGTTCATCTATGGCAGATGTGCCGTGAGCATTGGTATGGGTATGTTCCTGAAACACCAAGAATTTGGGCCACTTAA
- a CDS encoding ATP-binding cassette domain-containing protein: MIKIEQGTYRYHTHSVCVPDITVRHGECIGLRGVSGSGKSTIGKILTGQLPYHKHKLHLPRFQSGQANPVQWVGQQCEFAFNPRWTIERSLKEAYRGHNYTHLMEQFELEFHWQFRAPQALSGGQLQRFNLVRALTPTTKFLICDEATDQLDTIAQQTIWRTIQSESDKRLLGLLIISHQIPLLNVICDHIVDMPTQDDSNFSLTKS; the protein is encoded by the coding sequence ATGATAAAAATTGAACAAGGTACCTATCGCTACCATACACATTCCGTATGTGTTCCTGATATCACGGTCAGACATGGAGAATGTATTGGTTTACGAGGAGTGAGTGGCAGCGGTAAGTCTACGATTGGGAAAATTCTCACCGGTCAACTCCCCTATCATAAGCACAAATTGCATTTGCCCCGATTTCAAAGCGGTCAAGCAAATCCAGTGCAATGGGTTGGGCAACAATGCGAGTTTGCTTTCAATCCTCGCTGGACTATTGAACGCTCACTTAAAGAGGCCTATCGAGGCCACAACTATACCCACCTTATGGAACAATTTGAGCTTGAATTTCACTGGCAGTTTCGAGCGCCACAAGCATTATCTGGCGGGCAGTTGCAACGGTTTAACTTAGTGCGAGCGTTAACTCCGACGACCAAATTCCTTATTTGTGACGAAGCGACCGATCAACTCGACACAATTGCTCAGCAAACCATATGGCGAACGATTCAATCCGAAAGCGACAAAAGGCTACTTGGGTTACTCATTATCAGCCATCAAATCCCTTTGTTGAACGTAATTTGTGACCATATTGTCGACATGCCAACCCAAGATGATTCAAATTTTTCGTTAACCAAATCATAA
- a CDS encoding c-type cytochrome, producing MRINDNYWKQTALKIALSAAVCITPQTFASQEDEQFKIGREKAKVCMTCHGADGISTIDAYPNLRGQKKSYLISSLKDYKARERTSGLAVLMQQQADALSEQDMEDIAHYYSSLGTEPQLDAESTLGAGSQP from the coding sequence ATGAGAATAAACGATAACTATTGGAAGCAAACCGCCTTGAAAATCGCACTCAGCGCCGCGGTATGCATTACCCCACAAACTTTCGCCTCTCAAGAGGATGAACAGTTCAAAATCGGTCGCGAGAAAGCAAAAGTATGCATGACCTGCCATGGTGCTGATGGTATTTCCACTATCGATGCCTATCCTAATCTACGCGGTCAGAAAAAAAGTTACCTTATATCTTCGCTTAAAGACTACAAAGCAAGGGAGAGAACGAGTGGCCTCGCAGTATTGATGCAACAGCAAGCCGATGCGCTTTCTGAACAAGACATGGAAGACATTGCCCACTATTACTCCAGTCTTGGTACTGAGCCTCAGCTAGACGCTGAATCCACACTAGGTGCTGGCTCTCAGCCTTAA
- a CDS encoding ABC transporter substrate-binding protein gives MKQLLLMFLATLPFSSNAISAPLPDTLYVALGSEPIKGLTQRKVSKYGHPLIQSTLLKRTKKFGLKGDLAVKWVLSDDKLSWRVTLRDDVMFSDGSPLTANDVAFTFLQAKQTLSTHDLSNLKAVSVISPTMVSFRLNQPDITFMDHFVSLGIVPKHLYSDQYAQHPIGSGPYAFIKWKKGESLTLKRNPFYYGQKPEFESLVIVFGEEHSNFALFKTGQLQLTTLPQKYVHALPQHTKIWAVQSVDNRGIVWPLIEQQGNDIGNNVTADYAIRKAVSMAIDRKLIINQLLEGYAHPATSVSDGLPWGPTPNTLPNYDIAAAKQLLVNAGWVDSDGDGVRERDGIRAQINLYYKSGDSVREELSLTISQMVKAIGIDIQPIGTDWASIAKRMHSNPVLMGFGSHSASEVAFLYHSSFAGIDFYNSGFYKEKEVDTLINKAKSAASWESSLTFWKNAQQRASLDEPWTWLVNLDHLYAANNCLDLGDPITEPHAHGWPIVSNIDEWRWICR, from the coding sequence ATGAAGCAACTCTTATTAATGTTCCTCGCTACTCTACCATTTAGTAGCAATGCTATTTCTGCTCCACTTCCAGACACTCTTTATGTTGCATTAGGCAGTGAACCTATAAAGGGTTTGACTCAACGAAAGGTTAGTAAATACGGCCACCCACTGATTCAGTCAACCTTACTAAAACGTACTAAGAAGTTCGGTCTTAAAGGCGATCTTGCCGTAAAATGGGTTCTGTCTGATGATAAGTTGTCATGGCGTGTAACTTTGAGAGATGATGTCATGTTTTCTGATGGTAGCCCACTAACCGCTAATGATGTTGCTTTCACTTTTCTCCAGGCAAAACAAACATTAAGTACGCATGACTTATCCAATTTGAAAGCGGTATCGGTTATCTCACCGACCATGGTCTCATTTCGTCTAAATCAACCTGATATCACCTTTATGGATCACTTTGTGTCCTTAGGTATTGTTCCAAAACATCTATACAGCGATCAATACGCTCAACACCCTATTGGTTCAGGCCCCTATGCGTTTATCAAATGGAAGAAAGGCGAATCACTAACGCTCAAGCGAAACCCCTTTTATTACGGTCAAAAGCCAGAGTTTGAGTCTTTAGTCATCGTCTTTGGTGAAGAACATTCTAATTTTGCATTGTTCAAAACAGGTCAACTCCAATTAACGACCCTACCTCAGAAATACGTTCATGCTCTGCCTCAACATACAAAAATCTGGGCGGTTCAAAGTGTTGATAATCGGGGAATTGTATGGCCATTAATAGAACAACAAGGCAACGACATTGGCAACAACGTTACGGCCGATTATGCCATTAGAAAAGCAGTCAGCATGGCCATTGATCGAAAGTTAATCATCAACCAATTACTCGAGGGATATGCCCATCCGGCTACGTCAGTGTCTGACGGTTTACCATGGGGGCCAACGCCCAACACGTTGCCGAACTATGACATTGCAGCTGCCAAACAGTTACTTGTCAATGCAGGTTGGGTAGACTCCGACGGTGATGGAGTAAGAGAACGGGATGGCATTCGCGCACAAATTAATCTGTACTATAAATCAGGCGATAGTGTACGTGAAGAGCTATCACTCACGATCAGTCAAATGGTCAAAGCGATCGGAATCGATATTCAACCCATTGGCACTGATTGGGCATCCATTGCAAAACGCATGCATTCAAACCCAGTATTAATGGGGTTTGGTAGCCACTCGGCTAGTGAAGTGGCATTTTTATACCATTCGAGTTTCGCAGGTATCGACTTCTACAACTCTGGTTTCTATAAAGAAAAGGAAGTCGACACTCTTATTAATAAAGCAAAATCAGCGGCATCTTGGGAAAGCTCTCTCACATTTTGGAAGAATGCTCAACAACGTGCCTCCTTGGATGAGCCATGGACATGGTTAGTTAACCTCGACCATCTTTACGCTGCGAATAATTGCCTGGATCTGGGCGATCCTATCACTGAACCGCATGCTCATGGCTGGCCGATTGTTAGTAACATCGACGAATGGCGATGGATATGCCGATGA